The genomic DNA AAGAATGCTCTCTCATTATTGGGTACAGTTGCAAAACATAAATTTTCAACTGCTTGAGATAATATATTCATTGCCTCATAGAGTTTTTGCTTAGCTTGATGCGCTTGGTTTTGCTCTATCAAATGAGTAATTGTCGTTTTTGCAATTTTTTGAGCATGTTTGTAATCAGCGAGTTCGTTAACGAAAAGTCTATAACCTTGATCTGTTGGAATACGACCTGCCGAAGTATGTGGTTGGAATATCAGACCTTCTTTTTCGAGAGTAGCCATGTCATTTCGAATAGTTGCAGGACTTACATTGAGGTTAAATCTCACTACTATACTTTTTGAACCGACCGGTTCCGCAGTCTGTATAAACTGCTCAACGATTGCACGTAAAATTTCTATCCTTCTGTCCATAATGGTTCACTTAATGCAGAAAGTATTTTAGCACTTCAAGCGTGACAGTGCCAGTATTTTTTTTGTCGCTCTTAAATTTTCCAGATATCGTTTTTAAAAAATTGTAATTTTCTTTATGTCTATGTATTGTAAGGTGCGAGTATTTTTTAATTATTTATAATGACTTTTAAAACACGCCTTGTTGCGATGCTTGTGTCTGTGATTGGTTTGATGTTTCTATCTACATCTTTAGCGTTTGCAGCGGATATAGAAGTGGATATAGTGGTTCGTGGAGAAAGTACTGTTGCCGTTCCAAACGCCACAGTGACTATGTTTGTACGTGATGATGCGACAGGGGTTTATTCGCAATATGGTTCTCCGTATGTGACCAATTCAGCTGGTCGTGCTAACAATGTAATGGTGCCGTCCGGGTCAACTTTTTACGGTTTGGCTACAGATGCTTCAGATAATTATTACGCATGGTCCGGATATGGTTTTGATAATATTTGGATAGCACAGGCTGATGGAAGCATAATTAATGCCGGTAATGGTATTGTTCGTGGCCCGGCTTCTACATATGTACATTTATATCCTGGTGATAATTCTGTTACTGCCGCGGTTGATCCGGCCCCAGTGGACGAACCTGTCGTACCACCTACTACCGTAGATGAACCCGTTGTTGTTGATACTCCAACTACTATAGATGGAGCTGAGGATTTTGAAGTGCAAGTGACTGTGTACAATAATCACAGAGATCCTATAATTGGCGCACATGTAACACTTTATGTTGTTGGGCATGGTGCGTACACCACCGGTATTACGGATGGAGCAGGTAGGACGCATGAAATCATGGCGCCGCTTGGTTATAATTTTTATGCAAGTGCGGTTGATGATACAGGTCAAACTTATGGTGGTACTTATGATTATTACTATAAACGACAAAATATATGGACTGGAGGGGATAGTGGAGAAAGCATTTCTAATATTTCTACAGGAACTACTCGGTTGCCTTATTTACATTTATATCCAGAGGAATTTTTGCCGGCAAGTGTCACAGATACACCTGGTGCTTCAGAATTGTTTGATCCCCATACATACTTGTGTGGAGGTTTCCCGGATGCAGTTTATGAGGATATTACTCCTGAAGAATGTACTGCTGTTGGATACGTCACCGATGGAGGGATCTTTAGTGGGACAGATGCCGGTATGCTTGAGTGGAACCGCCCGATCAATCGTGCAGAAGTTACAAAAGTTATGCTTGAGGCATATCATTATTCGGTTGGTACACCTGCGAGTTATTCGCGAATTTTCCCTGATGTGCCAAAAGTAGGGAGGTGGTTTAGCAATTATGTTTATAACGCTCTTGCAAATTCTATCGTTGGTGGCTATCCGGATGGATTTTTCCGACCGGAAAACCCTATCAATCGCGTCGAGCTGCTTCGAATTTTTATAGAAGCTTCAAAGATGAGCTATGCTGATGTACCGACAAATTTTACATTTTGGCATGATGTGGATGTAAACGAGAGTACCGCTTGGTTTATTCCATATGCAAATTTTGCATTTTATAACGAACTACTTGAAAACGATGGAAATCTCGAACCTGCCAAAGCAATGACTCGCATGGACGTTATCAAACTTCTGTATCGAGCAAGCTTGATTGGTGCGTAAAAAATGACTAGTTATTAAGCCCACATAAGTTCTGCGAGATCTACAGTGCGGACTGAGTAGCCCCATTCGTTGTCGTACCATGATGCGACTTTGATGAGGTCGCCGCCCATTACTTCTGTGAGGGCTGAGTCAACTATTGAAGAATTGTTATTTCCTGTGAAATCGATTGAAACCAGTGGTCGAGTTTCTACTGCGAGAATTCCTTTGAGCTCTCCGTTTGCCGCCTTCAAAAATGCTGCATTGACTTCTTCAACCGTTGTGCTTTTCTCAACTTCAACTGTCAGGTCTACAAATGATACATCCGGTGTTGGGACGCGGACCGCGAATCCATTTAATTTACCTGCAAGGTCTGGGAGTACTAGTCCGACAGCCTTAGCAGCTCCGGTTGAAGTTGGGATCATAGACATTCCTGCGGCACGAGCTCTGCGTAAGTCTTTGTGTGGTAAGTCTAGGATCATCTGGTCATTTGTATACGAATGAATTGTCGTCATGAGCCCTCTCTTGATGCCAAATGATTCATGTAAAACTTTTGCAACCGGAGCTAGACAGTTTGTAGTACAAGAAGCGTTTGAAACAATATGATGCGTCTCTTTGTCATAAGCTTTGTCGTTTACTCCCATAACAATTGTTAAGTCGATTTCATCTTTTGCCGGAGCTGAGATTATTACTTTTTTCGCCCCTGCTGTTATATGCATTCCAGCTTTTTCACGAGTTCTAAAAACCCCTGTACATTCGATAACTATATCAACACCTAGCTCTTCCCATGGAAGATTAAGTGGGTCTCTTTCTGAAAGTGCTTTCATTTCTTTGCCATTTACAACAATCGTATCATCTCCTTTTACTTGAATGTCAGCATCGAGTGTTCCATGTACTGAATCAAACTCTAGAAGATGTGCTAAAGCATGGTTGTCAGTGAGGTCGTTGATAGCAACGATATCTAGCTGCTCTGAGAGTAGGTTAGCTCGAAAAACAAGTCGACCAATACGACCGAACCCATTGATTGCAACGCGTGGTTTCATACTAGAGGGAGTTAAAATGTATGTTTAATAAATCACTCCAAAACTTACCAGAGAGGGTTTAAAAATCAATGCTAAGTTTTTTTATGTCATTATTATTGGCCCACATCCAAGTGCGATTCGAGCCTCTTCTATTTCATACATCAGATTGCCAAGATCATCATCGCTTAAATCATAAACTTTATCTTGATCTGTGCTACTCCCGTTTATGCAATCCGGGATTGCGCTCACTAGCATTGCTAATACTAAACCCATGGCTATTGCAAGCTGCCTTCCACTAGTTGTATGCTCCGAGCCGTCTTGATGTTCGTTCATTGTTTCGATGTTAATAGTGTCGCAATATATACACATATTTAATTCTGTCAACTCTTGTTGTTTTATTTTCTTTATATATATTGTATGTGATTTTAAATCTATGTATGGAAAAAATTGTTGAAGCTTTAAAAGCTGGGAAGATAATAGTTCACAATACAGATACTTGCCTTGGGATGGCGGTAGATATTTTAAATGAAGAGGTAATCACTTTGTTGTATAAGGTGAAGAGGATGAGTAAAGATAAGCCGGTTAGTATTTCGTGTAGCGATATTGAGATGGCTAGTCGGTACGGACTTTTTTCTGAAAAAGCTTTGGAGCTTGCTGAGAAATGTCTGCCAGGAGCTCTGACTTTGATTGTGCCTCGTACGAAAAATTTGCCAGAGTGGATAAATCCAGGTTTAGATAGTATAGGGATAAGAATTCCTAACGATGAATTTTCTTTAAAGATGGTGTGCGACTTTGGAAACCCGGTGACCACTACAAGTTGTAATGTATCCGGAGAACAGGTGTGTTTGTCTGATTCTCAGGTGAGAGGGGTTTTTGGTAAATATGTTGATAGTGGAGAGTTAATTGTAGCTTTTGACGGCGATACTCATCCAAAAATCTCAACTATTATAAAGGTAGTAGGTGATTCTATTGAAATTATTCGGCAGGGAGAGGTTCGGCTCGACGTTTAATTTGCAAATAGCCCCATAATTGCTCCGACTAAGCCATCGATTCCGGTAGTTAGGCTTGTGACTATAACCGCCGCCCCGAGCACCCCTAAGAATATAAGGCCGATTGCTCTCCAGTAAGGGACTTCAAAAAGATATGCAACCAAGCATCCCGTCCATGATCCAGATCCTGGTATTGGTACTGCAACAAAAGATACTAGAAATACAGCTCCTACGGCTAAGAATTTCGCTGAGTGCTTGGTATGAGTTTTGTCTATTACATGCTTGTAAAGTCTATCCATCCATTTGACACGACTTGTAAAAAAATCCCTTATTGGTTCTAGAAATTTAAGTACAAAGAAAACCGGTAGCATATTTCCTATTACTGCTATCCCGACAGTTGTGAGTAGTGGAAGTTTGTATGCAAGTAGGCCGACCGGTATTGCTCCTCTGAGTTCTATTACCGGAGTAATGCTTAAAATTAAAACACCAAGGTGCGGATTGATATCTTTGAAAAATTCTGCGAGAAATTGAATCATTTATAGTGTGGTCTATAGTGAAGCCAAGTTTATGTTGTTCTATTTTAAATAACA from Candidatus Peregrinibacteria bacterium includes the following:
- a CDS encoding DeoR family transcriptional regulator; this translates as MDRRIEILRAIVEQFIQTAEPVGSKSIVVRFNLNVSPATIRNDMATLEKEGLIFQPHTSAGRIPTDQGYRLFVNELADYKHAQKIAKTTITHLIEQNQAHQAKQKLYEAMNILSQAVENLCFATVPNNERAFFLGTSKILRNQEFLDEPMRASQVIEVLENGTKFRNILKKLPTDKDVKIFIGKENLIKEIESCSIIVTEYELDGFGGHIGILGPTRMSYAYNKAVLEEIKNML
- a CDS encoding S-layer homology domain-containing protein; the protein is MTFKTRLVAMLVSVIGLMFLSTSLAFAADIEVDIVVRGESTVAVPNATVTMFVRDDATGVYSQYGSPYVTNSAGRANNVMVPSGSTFYGLATDASDNYYAWSGYGFDNIWIAQADGSIINAGNGIVRGPASTYVHLYPGDNSVTAAVDPAPVDEPVVPPTTVDEPVVVDTPTTIDGAEDFEVQVTVYNNHRDPIIGAHVTLYVVGHGAYTTGITDGAGRTHEIMAPLGYNFYASAVDDTGQTYGGTYDYYYKRQNIWTGGDSGESISNISTGTTRLPYLHLYPEEFLPASVTDTPGASELFDPHTYLCGGFPDAVYEDITPEECTAVGYVTDGGIFSGTDAGMLEWNRPINRAEVTKVMLEAYHYSVGTPASYSRIFPDVPKVGRWFSNYVYNALANSIVGGYPDGFFRPENPINRVELLRIFIEASKMSYADVPTNFTFWHDVDVNESTAWFIPYANFAFYNELLENDGNLEPAKAMTRMDVIKLLYRASLIGA
- the gap gene encoding type I glyceraldehyde-3-phosphate dehydrogenase, whose protein sequence is MKPRVAINGFGRIGRLVFRANLLSEQLDIVAINDLTDNHALAHLLEFDSVHGTLDADIQVKGDDTIVVNGKEMKALSERDPLNLPWEELGVDIVIECTGVFRTREKAGMHITAGAKKVIISAPAKDEIDLTIVMGVNDKAYDKETHHIVSNASCTTNCLAPVAKVLHESFGIKRGLMTTIHSYTNDQMILDLPHKDLRRARAAGMSMIPTSTGAAKAVGLVLPDLAGKLNGFAVRVPTPDVSFVDLTVEVEKSTTVEEVNAAFLKAANGELKGILAVETRPLVSIDFTGNNNSSIVDSALTEVMGGDLIKVASWYDNEWGYSVRTVDLAELMWA
- a CDS encoding L-threonylcarbamoyladenylate synthase, with amino-acid sequence MEKIVEALKAGKIIVHNTDTCLGMAVDILNEEVITLLYKVKRMSKDKPVSISCSDIEMASRYGLFSEKALELAEKCLPGALTLIVPRTKNLPEWINPGLDSIGIRIPNDEFSLKMVCDFGNPVTTTSCNVSGEQVCLSDSQVRGVFGKYVDSGELIVAFDGDTHPKISTIIKVVGDSIEIIRQGEVRLDV
- a CDS encoding small multi-drug export protein; this encodes MIQFLAEFFKDINPHLGVLILSITPVIELRGAIPVGLLAYKLPLLTTVGIAVIGNMLPVFFVLKFLEPIRDFFTSRVKWMDRLYKHVIDKTHTKHSAKFLAVGAVFLVSFVAVPIPGSGSWTGCLVAYLFEVPYWRAIGLIFLGVLGAAVIVTSLTTGIDGLVGAIMGLFAN